A stretch of DNA from Dehalobacterium formicoaceticum:
ATGACGTATCATATAGAAGAGTGCTACAGCACAAATTAACAGAATCAATAATAACTCCATTTGACCTGCCCACCTCCTTAATTTTGTTAGGTGTGCCTAATTTTTTTATTTTAAAAAAATTAGCATTATTATTCACTTTCATTTAAGGCAACCTGGGACTCCAAAAACTTCAGCAATTGAGAGATTGTATCCGCGCTGATCGCATGTTCCATGAGGCAGGCATCCTGATCAGCGATAGCTGGGGGCACTTCCAAAACCTCTGTTAGAAATTTTTTCAGCAAACGATGGCGTTTACGTACTTCCGCAGCCCGCATCCTACCCTCTTCAGTCAATTCTACCGGACCATATTTTTCATGCCGTAAAAACCCTATATCTACTAAAGATTTTACTGCTTCACTGGCACTGGGCTTAGAGATTTTCATAAACCTGGCTAAATCTGTAATCCGGACAAGATTATTCTCTTCAGAAATAATCAGAATGGCTTCTAAATAATCCTCCAGGGAATTGGAAATCCTAATTTCAATCTTATTAACTTTCATTTTGTTAGACAGTCCTAACTTTTTCTTTTATCTTACCCTCATTATGATAAACTGTCAAGAGATAGTTTTCTTAGATCATCCATAATCAAAGGCAGGAAATCTGATGGAATATTTTTCAATCCAATTTTTCTCTTTAGGTCTTGACCTGACAAGCTGTTTTATGGTACTTTTGTTAATGTGATTGTTTTGATGTAAAGGAGTGTCCTATGGAATTAAAACCACATGATCAGGATTATTGGTTATTAGTAGAAGATATTTTAACTAATGAAACCTTTTCTCAGCTAATTAATTATAATCATCATCATACTTCTATCATGGAACATGCCCTCACTGTTTCTTATCTATCTTATTTGATTTGTAAAAAATTGAATTTAGATTATGTCTCCGGAGCCAGAGGCGGCCTATTACACGATTTTTTCTTATATGATTGGCGTGAGTACAAAAAACAACCCCACAAAAAAAATCACGGTTTGAATCATCCGAAGGTTGCTTTGGCAAACTCCCATCAATGTTTTGAGCTTAATAAAGTTGAATGTGATATTATTCTAAAGCATATGTGGCCCAAAGCCATTGGCTTCCCCAGATATTGGGAATCCGCTATTGTTTCCTTTGTCGATAAATATTGTGCCTGTAATGAATTTTGGATTAAATTTACTTCCTTTGCTTTTAGTTACAGAAAGACAAAATTGGGCAGTACCCTTAAAAAAATATCCTCCTTTGCGATGTTGCAAAATCATTAAAAAGAGGTTTGGTGACCGTACCCAAACCTCTTTTTACTTTATTTAATTGTTTCGGAAATTTATGATGATCCGTTATTCTTTTGCCGGTTAAGCACCGTTTATCGTGAATTGAATCACCTTTTAACCTGAACAACGGAACTCCTGCTGCCACCGCCGCATGCTTTGCCTGTCTATGTTTTTGTTATATTTTGCAGGAAAACCTTCCCCTTTTTATCATCAGACCGGGCAAAGTGCTTCTTAAAAGCATTTAATGTTAAACATGCCGGCAAATTTTTATTCTAACCCTTCTTTTTGATCAATACGCTTACCCATCCTACCCCTCCCAAAACATAGACTTAACTCTTTTATCTCAACCAGGCCTGGGTTTTTAGCAGATCCAGCAGCCCTGCCCGAAATGCACCCTTTTTTCTTTCCGTCAGGACATGAATCTGTTATTGTGATGATGGAAAACATTAAACCCCTGCATTACTTAGAATGTCAGCCTTGAATGCTCCATGTCAAAAATTCTTCAATTTACTTTGCCATTACTTACCACACGGTGAAACGTATCGACCATAACCCGGACGGGGGCCCCCTCCCTATGTATAAGATCCGAATTGATCCCCCCACGGTAACTTCAAAAACTGCCTGTGCTTGATGGAGCT
This window harbors:
- a CDS encoding metal-dependent transcriptional regulator; this translates as MKVNKIEIRISNSLEDYLEAILIISEENNLVRITDLARFMKISKPSASEAVKSLVDIGFLRHEKYGPVELTEEGRMRAAEVRKRHRLLKKFLTEVLEVPPAIADQDACLMEHAISADTISQLLKFLESQVALNESE